A genome region from Bradyrhizobium sp. WSM1417 includes the following:
- the ccmE gene encoding cytochrome c maturation protein CcmE: MTRKQRRMTIIGGSLAVLALAAALVLNALRDSIVFFSTPTMVAEKHVAPGKRFRLGGLVQPGSLQRGDNLAVTFEVADGGAKLPVAFKGILPDLFREGQGVVAEGALDADGVFKADTVLAKHDETYMPKDVADALKKQGHWKDDYGAKAYDGVKPSDGVKPAATTAQGNSQGAVR, translated from the coding sequence ATGACGCGCAAGCAGCGACGTATGACCATCATCGGCGGCTCGCTTGCCGTGCTCGCGCTTGCGGCCGCGCTGGTGCTCAACGCGCTGCGCGACTCCATCGTGTTCTTCTCGACGCCGACCATGGTCGCCGAGAAGCACGTCGCGCCCGGCAAGCGGTTTCGCCTCGGCGGCCTGGTGCAGCCCGGCTCGCTCCAGCGCGGCGACAATCTCGCGGTGACCTTCGAGGTCGCCGACGGCGGCGCAAAGCTTCCGGTCGCCTTCAAGGGCATTTTGCCTGATCTGTTCCGCGAAGGGCAGGGCGTCGTCGCCGAAGGCGCGCTCGACGCCGATGGCGTGTTCAAGGCCGACACCGTGCTCGCCAAGCACGACGAAACCTACATGCCCAAGGACGTCGCCGATGCCCTGAAGAAGCAGGGGCACTGGAAGGATGACTACGGCGCCAAAGCTTACGATGGCGTCAAGCCTTCCGATGGCGTCAAGCCCGCGGCCACGACCGCGCAGGGCAATTCGCAGGGAGCAGTGCGGTGA
- a CDS encoding heme lyase CcmF/NrfE family subunit, whose translation MIAESGHYALVLALGLALIQSIVPLIGARLRDDALMNVARSTALAQLLFVGASFIALVMLHVESDFSVVNVYENSHSMKPLLYKITGVWGNHEGSMLLWVSILALFGGLVAAFGNNLPLSLRAHVLAVQAWIASAFYLFILVTSNPFLRIANPPIEGRDLNPVLQDIGLAVHPPMLYLGYVGFSISFSFAIAALLEGRIDAAWARWVRPWTLVAWIFLTLGIAMGSYWAYYELGWGGWWFWDPVENASLMPWLAGTALLHSALVMEKRNALKVWTILLSILTFSLSLLGTFLVRSGVITSVHAFATDPTRGVFILLILCLFIGGSLSLFAGRATSLKQGGLFAPISREGALVLNNLLLTVACAVVLFGTLYPLAMEMLADFKMSVGAPFYNLTFAPLFTLLLLAVPFGPLLAWKRGDLLGVTQRLLAAGVAGLVVAAMVGGWARGGSALAPLAIGLGVFVIAGAVTDIVERTGLVRLPFATALHRARGLPRSAWGSAFAHAGLGIALIGIVCETTWNSEYIATMKQNDVAHVAGYDVKLDGLFQRQGPNFHEMIAEFNVSSDGEKLSVMTPSKRSFTTRGSSTTEAALLTRGASQLYVSLGDATAEGAIAVRIYHKPLVLLIWWGPVLMAFGGVLSLSDRRLRVGAPKPARAKQRLQPAE comes from the coding sequence GTGATTGCGGAGTCAGGACATTACGCGCTGGTGCTGGCGCTCGGACTGGCACTGATCCAGTCCATCGTGCCCCTGATCGGCGCGCGGCTGCGCGATGATGCGCTGATGAATGTGGCGCGCTCCACTGCGCTGGCGCAGCTCTTGTTCGTCGGTGCGTCGTTCATCGCGTTGGTGATGCTGCACGTAGAGTCAGATTTCTCCGTCGTCAACGTCTACGAGAATTCCCACTCCATGAAGCCGCTGCTCTACAAGATCACCGGGGTGTGGGGAAACCATGAAGGCTCGATGCTCTTGTGGGTGTCGATCCTCGCGCTGTTCGGCGGATTGGTCGCGGCCTTCGGCAACAATCTGCCGCTGTCGCTGCGCGCGCATGTGCTGGCCGTACAGGCGTGGATCGCCAGCGCCTTCTATCTCTTCATCCTGGTGACGTCCAATCCGTTCCTGCGCATCGCCAACCCGCCGATCGAGGGACGCGATCTCAATCCGGTGCTGCAGGACATCGGTCTCGCCGTGCATCCGCCAATGCTCTATCTCGGCTATGTCGGCTTCTCGATCTCGTTCTCCTTCGCGATCGCGGCGTTGCTGGAGGGGCGAATCGATGCCGCATGGGCGCGCTGGGTGCGGCCGTGGACGCTGGTCGCCTGGATCTTCCTGACCCTCGGTATCGCCATGGGGTCGTACTGGGCCTATTACGAACTGGGTTGGGGCGGCTGGTGGTTCTGGGACCCGGTCGAGAACGCTTCGCTGATGCCGTGGCTTGCCGGCACCGCGCTGCTGCATTCGGCCCTGGTAATGGAGAAGCGCAACGCGCTGAAGGTCTGGACCATCCTCTTGTCGATCCTGACCTTCTCGCTGTCGCTGCTCGGCACCTTCCTGGTGCGCTCGGGGGTCATCACCTCGGTGCATGCCTTCGCGACCGATCCAACCCGCGGCGTGTTCATTCTCCTGATTCTCTGCCTGTTCATCGGGGGCAGCCTGTCGCTGTTCGCGGGGCGCGCGACCTCGTTGAAGCAAGGCGGCCTGTTTGCGCCGATCTCGCGCGAGGGTGCGCTGGTGCTGAACAATTTGCTGCTCACGGTCGCCTGTGCGGTGGTGCTGTTCGGCACGCTCTATCCGCTGGCGATGGAGATGCTCGCCGATTTCAAGATGTCGGTCGGTGCTCCCTTCTACAATCTCACCTTTGCTCCGCTGTTCACGCTGCTGCTGCTCGCCGTGCCGTTCGGGCCGTTACTGGCATGGAAGCGGGGCGATCTGCTCGGCGTGACGCAACGCCTGCTGGCGGCTGGCGTTGCCGGGCTTGTCGTCGCCGCTATGGTCGGGGGCTGGGCGCGCGGTGGCAGCGCGCTGGCGCCGCTCGCGATCGGGCTTGGCGTCTTCGTGATCGCCGGTGCCGTCACTGACATCGTCGAGCGCACCGGCCTCGTGCGGCTACCGTTCGCAACGGCGCTGCACCGGGCCCGCGGCCTGCCGCGCTCCGCCTGGGGCTCCGCGTTTGCGCATGCCGGCCTCGGCATCGCCCTGATCGGGATCGTCTGCGAGACCACCTGGAACAGCGAATATATCGCGACGATGAAGCAGAACGACGTCGCCCATGTCGCCGGCTATGACGTCAAGCTGGACGGCCTGTTTCAGCGCCAAGGGCCAAACTTCCACGAGATGATCGCCGAATTCAACGTCAGCAGTGACGGCGAGAAGCTCAGCGTGATGACGCCGTCCAAGCGCAGCTTCACCACTCGCGGCTCATCGACCACCGAGGCCGCCCTGCTGACGCGCGGCGCCAGCCAGCTCTACGTCTCGCTCGGCGACGCCACTGCCGAGGGCGCCATTGCCGTGCGCATCTATCACAAGCCGCTGGTGCTGCTGATCTGGTGGGGACCGGTGCTGATGGCGTTCGGCGGCGTGCTGTCGCTGTCGGACCGGCGCCTCCGGGTGGGCGCGCCGAAACCGGCGCGGGCCAAGCAGCGCCTGCAGCCGGCGGAGTGA
- a CDS encoding response regulator transcription factor: MRLLVVEDDPDLNRQLTKALTDAGYVVDRAFDGEEGHYLGDNEPYDAVVLDIGLPKKDGISVLEAWRRNGRTMPVLILTARDRWSDKVQGFDAGADDYVAKPFHLEEVLARIRALLRRSTGHAQSELSCGPVTLDTRTGRVSVSGNPIKMTSHEYRLLAYLMHHSGRVVSRTELVEHLYDQDFDRDSNTIEVFVGRIRKKLDVDIIQTVRGLGYLLTPPTPGT; the protein is encoded by the coding sequence GTGCGCCTGCTCGTCGTTGAGGACGACCCCGATCTCAATCGCCAGCTCACCAAGGCGCTGACCGACGCCGGCTATGTCGTCGATCGCGCCTTCGACGGGGAGGAGGGGCATTATCTCGGTGACAACGAGCCCTACGACGCCGTGGTGCTCGACATCGGCCTGCCGAAGAAGGACGGCATCTCGGTGCTGGAAGCCTGGCGGCGCAACGGCCGCACCATGCCGGTCCTGATCCTCACCGCGCGCGACCGCTGGAGCGACAAGGTCCAGGGCTTCGATGCCGGCGCCGACGACTATGTCGCAAAGCCGTTCCACCTGGAGGAGGTGCTGGCGCGCATCCGCGCGCTGCTGCGCCGCTCCACCGGCCACGCCCAGAGCGAGCTGAGCTGCGGCCCCGTCACGCTCGATACCAGGACCGGCCGGGTCAGCGTATCAGGCAATCCCATCAAGATGACGTCGCACGAATATCGGCTTCTGGCCTACCTGATGCATCATTCGGGGCGCGTCGTGTCCCGCACCGAGCTGGTCGAGCATCTCTACGACCAGGACTTCGACCGCGACTCCAACACCATCGAGGTCTTCGTCGGCCGCATCCGCAAGAAGCTCGACGTCGACATCATCCAGACTGTCCGTGGCCTCGGCTATCTCCTGACGCCGCCGACCCCCGGCACTTGA
- a CDS encoding methyl-accepting chemotaxis protein, producing the protein MFANSNLTIRFLVGAVVAALLFLLGIGGGTGFGAVLYLNNEITSLSSDFAALSGPAHDHAMQIYQQAQTAFSYFLVACGVIAVVAIAICLITWFAVRNGILNPLAAIVHAMREVADQKFETSVPGLGGTNEIGLLAGALEVFKTNGVERRRLAEQQLHEAQHQAERSKFLDARIKRFNDLVASVVDSVASSAVHLESNAETLSRTANDTSTKANAVASAASQASGSVQTVAGSAEEMTSSIGTISRRVTDATQRAEGAATQVEKSRDTIHTLSDAAEKIGEVVQLVQAIASQTNLLALNATIEAARAGEAGKGFAVVASEVKNLAHQTSKATEEITSHVASIQDITAQTRGAIDGVSQTLSEISSIMSGIEIDTAQQRTATQEITRSAQDAARGTLDVSNHIVQITSTSAETGRMAAEARDSAVDLSQQAETLKREVDEFIVSVRAS; encoded by the coding sequence ATGTTCGCGAACAGCAATCTGACGATCCGCTTCCTGGTCGGCGCCGTCGTCGCTGCATTATTGTTCCTGCTGGGCATCGGAGGCGGCACTGGCTTCGGCGCGGTGCTCTATCTCAACAACGAGATCACCAGCCTGTCGTCGGACTTCGCCGCGCTGAGTGGTCCCGCGCACGACCACGCGATGCAGATTTACCAGCAGGCGCAGACCGCGTTCTCCTATTTTCTCGTCGCTTGCGGCGTGATTGCCGTTGTCGCCATCGCAATCTGCCTCATCACCTGGTTTGCCGTGCGCAACGGCATCCTGAATCCGCTGGCGGCGATCGTTCATGCCATGCGCGAGGTCGCCGACCAGAAGTTCGAGACGTCGGTTCCGGGTCTCGGCGGCACCAACGAGATCGGCCTGCTCGCCGGTGCATTGGAGGTGTTCAAGACCAATGGTGTGGAGCGGCGCCGCCTCGCCGAGCAGCAGCTCCACGAAGCGCAGCACCAGGCCGAGCGATCGAAATTCCTGGACGCGCGGATCAAGCGCTTCAACGATCTCGTCGCCAGCGTCGTGGACAGCGTGGCATCGTCGGCCGTGCATCTCGAGAGCAACGCCGAGACGTTGTCGCGGACGGCCAACGACACCAGCACCAAGGCCAATGCCGTGGCAAGCGCGGCGAGCCAGGCCAGCGGCAGCGTGCAGACGGTCGCGGGCTCGGCGGAGGAGATGACGAGTTCGATCGGCACGATCAGCCGCCGCGTCACGGACGCGACCCAGCGCGCCGAGGGCGCGGCGACGCAGGTCGAGAAGAGCCGCGACACCATCCACACGCTGTCGGATGCTGCCGAAAAGATCGGCGAGGTCGTGCAGCTGGTGCAGGCGATCGCGTCACAGACCAATTTGCTCGCGCTCAACGCCACCATCGAGGCGGCACGGGCTGGCGAAGCCGGCAAAGGATTTGCCGTGGTCGCCTCCGAGGTGAAGAATCTAGCGCACCAGACCAGCAAGGCGACGGAGGAGATCACGTCCCACGTCGCCAGCATCCAGGACATCACCGCACAGACGCGCGGCGCGATTGACGGCGTCTCGCAGACCTTGTCGGAAATCTCGTCCATCATGTCCGGCATCGAGATCGACACCGCCCAGCAGCGCACCGCCACGCAGGAGATCACGCGTAGCGCCCAGGACGCCGCGCGCGGCACGCTCGACGTCTCCAATCACATCGTCCAGATCACCTCGACGTCCGCCGAGACCGGCCGAATGGCCGCCGAGGCGCGGGATTCCGCGGTCGATCTGTCGCAGCAGGCCGAGACTTTGAAACGCGAGGTCGACGAATTCATCGTCAGTGTGAGGGCGAGCTGA
- a CDS encoding Ku protein has translation MAPRANWKGFLRLSLVTCPVALYPATSDTEKVSFNQINRKTGHRIKYLKVDAQTGDEVTSEDIVKGYKVDTDTYIEVTKDELDDIALESTHTIEIDEFVPKTDIDSRYLIRPYYLVPDGKVGHDAFAVIRETIRSMDKVAIGRVVLTNREHIIALESLGSGLMGTLLRYPYEVRGEKDYFDDIQDVKLTKDMLDLAKHIVEKKSGAFEPELFEDHYESALIDLINKKRSGAPIAAKAAPKTGGNVINLMDALKKSIANEKDASPAAKVTKDVTKDAVKGKKPKKRVEGQREMLLPIAGKGGKDAAAKAAPKKADKPVRAPARAKKAG, from the coding sequence ATGGCCCCCCGCGCCAATTGGAAGGGTTTTCTGCGTTTGTCGCTCGTGACCTGCCCGGTCGCGCTCTATCCGGCCACTTCGGATACCGAGAAGGTCTCGTTCAACCAGATCAACCGCAAAACCGGCCACCGGATCAAGTACCTCAAGGTCGACGCCCAGACCGGTGACGAGGTGACCTCGGAGGACATCGTCAAGGGCTACAAGGTCGACACCGACACCTATATCGAGGTCACCAAGGACGAGCTCGACGACATCGCGCTGGAGTCCACCCACACGATCGAGATCGACGAATTCGTACCGAAGACCGACATCGACAGCCGCTATCTGATCCGCCCCTATTATCTCGTGCCCGATGGCAAGGTCGGCCACGACGCCTTTGCGGTGATCCGCGAGACGATCCGGAGCATGGACAAGGTCGCGATCGGCCGCGTGGTGCTGACCAACCGCGAGCACATCATCGCGCTGGAGTCGCTCGGGAGCGGCCTGATGGGGACGCTGCTGCGCTACCCCTATGAGGTGCGCGGCGAGAAAGACTATTTCGACGACATCCAGGACGTGAAGCTGACCAAGGACATGCTCGACCTCGCAAAGCACATCGTCGAGAAGAAGTCCGGCGCGTTCGAGCCCGAGCTGTTCGAGGACCATTACGAGAGCGCGCTGATCGACCTCATCAACAAGAAGCGCAGCGGTGCGCCCATCGCCGCGAAGGCCGCGCCCAAGACAGGCGGCAACGTCATCAATCTCATGGACGCGCTGAAGAAGAGCATCGCGAACGAGAAGGACGCAAGCCCCGCGGCGAAGGTGACCAAGGACGTGACCAAAGACGCCGTCAAGGGCAAGAAGCCGAAGAAGCGCGTCGAAGGCCAGCGCGAGATGCTGCTGCCGATCGCCGGCAAGGGCGGCAAGGACGCTGCTGCGAAAGCCGCTCCCAAGAAGGCCGACAAGCCAGTGCGCGCGCCGGCGCGGGCGAAGAAGGCCGGCTAG
- a CDS encoding Do family serine endopeptidase: MTDRSDLSKLPSYQQPRRSVFSARKIALMASVVAGLGAAVYGFGPSTSPADLFSSPAHAQVNNEVRKVERPIGFADIVERVKPSVISVKVNMKEKTASNDSGDDESSPFQPGSPMERFFRRFGGPDGIPGLKGGGGRGRVVQGQGSGFFISADGFAVTNNHVVDGADKVEVTTDDGKTYTAKVIGTDQRTDLALIKVEGSSSFPFAKLADGKPRIGDWVLAVGNPFGLGGTVTAGIVSASGRDIGNGPYDDFIQIDAPVNKGNSGGPAFDTNGEVMGVNTAIYSPSGGSVGIAFSIPASTVKSVVAQLKDKGSVSRGWIGVQIQPVTSDIADSLGMKKAEGALVAEPQANGPAAKAGIESGDVITSVNGESVKDARELARTIGGLAPGATVKLNVLHKGQDKVVNLTLGQLPNTMEAKADIDKDSGKGASRGTDVPKLGMTVAPADSVAGAGKEGVVITEVDPKSAAAERGFKEGDVILEVGGKSVSTAGEVRDAINTARTDNKNSVLMRVKSGGQSRFVAVPIAKG, encoded by the coding sequence ATGACCGACCGTTCCGACCTCTCGAAACTCCCGTCCTACCAGCAGCCCCGCCGGTCCGTTTTCTCGGCCCGCAAGATCGCGCTGATGGCATCGGTCGTCGCCGGCCTCGGCGCCGCCGTCTACGGCTTCGGCCCGTCGACCTCGCCGGCCGACCTGTTCTCGAGCCCGGCGCATGCACAGGTCAACAACGAGGTCCGCAAGGTTGAACGCCCGATCGGCTTTGCCGACATTGTCGAGCGCGTGAAACCGTCGGTGATCTCGGTGAAGGTCAACATGAAGGAGAAGACCGCGAGCAACGATAGCGGCGACGATGAGTCGTCGCCGTTCCAGCCGGGCTCGCCAATGGAGCGGTTCTTCCGCCGCTTCGGCGGTCCGGATGGCATCCCGGGCCTGAAGGGTGGTGGAGGTCGTGGCCGCGTCGTGCAGGGCCAGGGCTCCGGCTTCTTCATCTCTGCTGATGGCTTTGCCGTGACCAACAACCACGTGGTCGACGGCGCCGACAAGGTCGAGGTCACGACCGACGACGGCAAGACCTACACCGCCAAGGTGATCGGCACCGACCAGCGCACCGACCTCGCCTTGATCAAGGTCGAGGGCAGCTCGAGCTTCCCGTTCGCGAAGCTTGCCGACGGCAAGCCGCGGATCGGCGACTGGGTGCTCGCGGTCGGCAATCCGTTCGGGCTGGGCGGCACCGTGACCGCGGGCATCGTCTCGGCCAGCGGCCGCGACATCGGCAACGGCCCCTACGACGATTTCATCCAGATCGACGCGCCCGTGAACAAGGGCAATTCCGGCGGTCCGGCCTTCGACACCAACGGTGAGGTGATGGGCGTCAACACCGCGATCTACTCGCCTTCCGGCGGCAGCGTCGGCATCGCGTTCTCGATTCCTGCGAGCACCGTGAAGAGCGTGGTGGCGCAGCTCAAGGACAAGGGCTCGGTCAGCCGCGGCTGGATCGGCGTGCAGATTCAGCCGGTGACATCCGACATCGCCGACAGCCTTGGCATGAAGAAGGCCGAAGGCGCGCTGGTTGCCGAGCCGCAGGCGAATGGTCCGGCGGCCAAGGCCGGCATCGAGTCCGGTGACGTGATCACGTCGGTTAACGGCGAATCGGTCAAGGACGCGCGCGAGCTCGCCCGTACTATTGGCGGCTTGGCGCCTGGCGCGACCGTGAAGCTCAACGTGCTGCACAAGGGCCAGGACAAGGTGGTGAACCTCACCCTCGGCCAGCTGCCGAACACGATGGAGGCCAAGGCCGACATCGACAAGGACAGCGGCAAGGGCGCGAGCCGCGGCACCGACGTGCCCAAGCTCGGCATGACCGTGGCGCCCGCCGATTCCGTGGCCGGTGCCGGCAAGGAAGGCGTCGTGATCACCGAAGTCGATCCGAAGAGCGCTGCGGCCGAACGCGGCTTCAAGGAAGGCGACGTGATTCTCGAAGTCGGCGGCAAGAGCGTAAGCACCGCCGGCGAAGTCCGCGACGCCATCAACACGGCGCGGACCGACAACAAGAACAGCGTCCTGATGCGGGTGAAGAGCGGCGGCCAGTCGCGCTTCGTCGCCGTGCCCATCGCCAAGGGTTGA
- a CDS encoding cytochrome c-type biogenesis protein: protein MRRMMAAFVALMLLALPAAHAVQPDEIMSDSVKESRARDLSRELRCMVCQNQSIDDSDAPLARDLRLLVRERIAAGDSNSQVLDFLVARYGEFVLLKPRFERQNMLLWLLAPLLLLGGGLALWLQIRRRSRNGADLPAPPLTPDEEARLAALMADEAKS, encoded by the coding sequence ATGCGTCGGATGATGGCCGCGTTCGTCGCGCTGATGCTGCTGGCCTTGCCCGCGGCGCATGCCGTGCAGCCCGACGAGATCATGTCGGATTCGGTGAAGGAGTCGCGTGCACGCGACTTGTCGCGCGAGCTGCGCTGCATGGTCTGCCAGAACCAGTCGATCGACGATTCCGATGCGCCGCTGGCGCGCGATTTGCGGCTCCTGGTGCGCGAGCGTATCGCGGCCGGCGACAGCAATTCGCAAGTGCTCGATTTCCTGGTCGCGCGCTACGGCGAGTTCGTGCTGCTCAAGCCGCGCTTCGAGCGCCAGAACATGCTGCTGTGGCTGCTCGCGCCGCTGCTGCTGCTTGGCGGCGGCCTGGCGCTATGGCTGCAAATCCGCCGGCGCTCGCGAAATGGTGCAGATCTACCGGCTCCGCCGCTCACGCCCGACGAGGAAGCGCGGCTCGCCGCATTGATGGCGGATGAAGCCAAGTCTTAA
- a CDS encoding response regulator transcription factor translates to MRLLIIEDDRESADYLVKAFREVGHIADHAADGEEGLAMAENGDYDVLVVDRMLPKRDGLSVIGALRDKDDSTPVLILSALGQVDDRIKGLRAGGDDYLPKPYSFAELLARVEVLSRRRGGPAEDTLYRVGDLELDRLSHRVARGKDELTLQPREFRLLEYLMKHAGQVVTRTMLLENVWDYHFDPQTNVIDVHISRLRSKIDKGFERPLLHTIRGAGYMIRDGIR, encoded by the coding sequence ATGCGCCTCCTCATCATCGAAGACGACCGCGAATCCGCCGACTACCTCGTGAAGGCGTTTCGCGAGGTCGGCCACATTGCCGACCACGCCGCCGACGGCGAGGAAGGCCTCGCCATGGCCGAGAACGGCGATTACGACGTGCTGGTGGTCGACCGCATGCTGCCCAAGCGCGACGGCCTGTCGGTGATCGGCGCGCTCCGCGACAAGGACGATTCGACGCCGGTGTTGATTCTCTCGGCGCTCGGCCAGGTCGACGACCGCATCAAGGGTCTGCGCGCCGGCGGCGACGACTATCTGCCAAAACCCTATTCCTTCGCCGAGCTATTGGCCCGGGTCGAGGTGCTGTCGCGCCGCCGCGGCGGTCCGGCCGAGGACACGCTGTACCGCGTCGGCGATCTCGAGCTCGACCGGCTCTCCCACCGCGTCGCGCGGGGCAAGGACGAGCTGACGCTGCAGCCGCGCGAATTCCGCCTGCTCGAATATTTGATGAAGCATGCAGGCCAGGTGGTGACCCGCACCATGCTGCTGGAGAACGTGTGGGACTATCATTTCGATCCGCAGACCAACGTGATCGACGTGCACATTTCGCGGCTGCGTTCCAAGATCGACAAGGGTTTTGAGCGGCCGCTGCTGCACACGATCCGCGGCGCGGGATACATGATCCGTGACGGCATTCGGTAA
- a CDS encoding sensor histidine kinase, translated as MPASSLANRLFLSATAWLVVILAITGVVLSSVYKNATERAFDRRLNLYLRTLIAEVATPDEPPDRQFQSLGEPLFELPLSGWYWQITRTDTEKPEVRSSRSLWDKKLPKLEEQGTELTAAGIRIAYVDGPEGQNLRMVERPVDLGADGKFLVSVAGDDTEIFDETRSFDYYLGGTFTALGIVLLLTTVFQVRFGLAPLKRISESIADIRSGRAERLEGEFPVEIAPLARETNALIDANREIVERARTHVGNLAHAIKTPLSVIVNEAGAHAADPFAAKVMEQADVMRDQVAHHLERARIAARVSVVATVTEVAPAIEALRRTMEKIHRGRGIVVEAEADPSAKFRGERQDLEEMVGNLVDNACKWAASRVFIEVLVEVAHQASAGPRLHIIVDDDGRGLSEAERTQVSRRGQRLDESKPGSGLGLSIVTELAALYGGSVSLGRAPTGGLRAELVLPGV; from the coding sequence ATGCCCGCCAGCTCGCTCGCGAACCGCCTGTTCCTGTCGGCGACCGCGTGGCTCGTGGTGATCCTGGCCATCACCGGCGTGGTGCTGTCGTCGGTCTACAAGAACGCCACGGAGCGCGCCTTCGACCGCCGGCTCAATCTCTATCTCCGCACACTGATCGCCGAGGTCGCCACCCCCGACGAGCCGCCGGACCGCCAGTTCCAGTCGCTCGGCGAGCCTCTGTTCGAGCTGCCGCTGTCCGGCTGGTACTGGCAGATCACGCGGACCGACACCGAAAAGCCGGAGGTGCGCTCGTCGCGCTCGCTCTGGGACAAGAAGCTGCCGAAGCTGGAAGAGCAGGGCACCGAGCTTACCGCCGCCGGCATCCGGATCGCTTATGTCGACGGTCCCGAGGGACAGAACCTGCGCATGGTGGAGCGACCGGTCGATCTCGGCGCAGACGGCAAATTTCTTGTCAGTGTCGCCGGCGACGACACCGAGATTTTCGACGAGACGCGCAGTTTCGACTACTACCTTGGCGGCACCTTCACCGCGCTCGGCATCGTGTTGCTGCTGACGACCGTGTTCCAGGTCCGCTTCGGTCTCGCGCCGCTCAAGCGCATCTCCGAATCCATCGCCGACATCCGGTCCGGGCGGGCCGAGCGGCTCGAGGGCGAGTTCCCGGTCGAGATCGCGCCGCTAGCGCGCGAGACCAACGCGCTGATCGACGCCAATCGCGAGATCGTCGAGCGCGCCCGCACCCATGTCGGCAACCTCGCCCACGCCATCAAGACGCCGCTCTCGGTCATCGTGAACGAGGCCGGCGCGCATGCCGCCGATCCGTTCGCGGCCAAGGTGATGGAGCAGGCAGACGTGATGCGCGACCAGGTCGCCCATCATCTCGAGCGCGCGCGCATCGCCGCGCGGGTCTCGGTCGTCGCGACGGTGACGGAGGTTGCACCGGCCATCGAGGCATTGCGGCGGACCATGGAGAAGATCCACCGCGGCCGCGGCATCGTGGTCGAGGCCGAGGCCGATCCGTCGGCGAAATTTCGCGGCGAGCGGCAGGATTTGGAGGAGATGGTTGGCAATCTCGTCGACAACGCCTGCAAATGGGCGGCCTCGCGGGTCTTCATCGAAGTTCTGGTGGAGGTGGCGCATCAGGCGAGCGCCGGTCCGCGGCTGCATATCATCGTCGACGACGACGGCCGCGGCCTGTCGGAGGCCGAGCGTACTCAGGTCTCACGGCGCGGCCAACGGCTCGACGAGTCCAAGCCCGGATCGGGGCTGGGGCTGTCGATCGTGACCGAGCTCGCTGCGCTCTACGGCGGCAGCGTCTCACTCGGCCGTGCGCCGACCGGGGGCTTGCGGGCGGAGCTGGTCCTCCCCGGGGTATAA
- the ccmI gene encoding c-type cytochrome biogenesis protein CcmI: MTLWFVFALMTVAAIFAVLLPLGRSGRAQNQGSEVAVYKDQLAEIERDLDAGLIAAPEAEAARVEVSRRLLAAAGSEPATAPKSSLKWRRAAAVLALAGLPLVAISVYVPLGSPRLQDFPLAQRERGSGSGMAQSLENLVVQVEQHLEKNPTDGRGWNVIAPVLERLGRFDDAVRAYRNSLTYNGESAERRSDLGEAISAAAGGVVTAEAKTEFERARSLSADDPKANYFLGLAAEQDGRKDDAANIWRALLAKAPADAPWRPLVQTSLARVGGGGATMPALSDETLAASKDMKEGDRNAMVRGMVERLATRLKQNGDDVEGWLRLVRAYLVMGDRDKAVGASTDARQAVANDAARLRQLDEGLKTLGLDG; this comes from the coding sequence ATGACGCTATGGTTCGTGTTCGCGCTGATGACGGTCGCGGCGATCTTCGCCGTGCTTCTGCCGCTCGGCCGTAGCGGACGCGCGCAAAATCAGGGCAGCGAGGTCGCGGTCTACAAGGACCAACTCGCCGAGATCGAGCGTGATCTTGACGCAGGGCTGATCGCAGCGCCCGAAGCTGAGGCCGCGCGCGTCGAGGTCAGCCGCAGGCTGCTCGCCGCAGCCGGCAGCGAGCCCGCAACGGCGCCGAAATCCAGCCTCAAATGGCGCCGCGCGGCGGCCGTGCTGGCGCTTGCCGGCCTGCCGCTGGTTGCGATCAGTGTCTATGTGCCGCTCGGCTCGCCCAGGCTTCAGGACTTTCCACTGGCGCAGCGGGAGCGCGGATCCGGGTCCGGCATGGCGCAGTCGCTCGAGAATCTGGTCGTCCAGGTCGAGCAACATCTGGAAAAGAATCCGACCGACGGGCGCGGCTGGAACGTGATCGCGCCCGTGCTGGAACGGCTTGGCCGCTTCGACGACGCCGTGCGCGCCTATCGCAACTCGCTCACCTACAATGGCGAGAGCGCAGAGCGCCGGTCCGATCTCGGCGAAGCGATCTCGGCCGCCGCCGGTGGCGTCGTGACCGCCGAAGCCAAGACCGAGTTCGAGCGCGCGCGCTCGCTCAGCGCCGACGACCCCAAGGCGAACTATTTTCTCGGCCTCGCCGCCGAGCAGGACGGCCGCAAGGACGACGCCGCCAATATCTGGCGCGCGCTGCTGGCGAAAGCGCCGGCGGATGCGCCGTGGCGCCCTCTGGTGCAGACCTCGCTCGCGCGGGTCGGCGGCGGTGGCGCTACGATGCCGGCGCTGTCGGATGAGACCCTCGCAGCTTCCAAGGACATGAAAGAGGGCGATCGCAATGCGATGGTTCGCGGCATGGTCGAACGGCTCGCCACGCGCCTCAAGCAGAACGGCGACGACGTCGAGGGTTGGCTGCGCCTGGTGCGCGCTTATCTCGTGATGGGTGATCGCGACAAGGCGGTGGGGGCATCGACCGATGCCCGCCAGGCGGTTGCCAACGATGCAGCGCGGTTGCGCCAGCTCGATGAAGGCCTCAAGACGCTCGGGCTCGACGGATGA